A region from the Leopardus geoffroyi isolate Oge1 chromosome C2, O.geoffroyi_Oge1_pat1.0, whole genome shotgun sequence genome encodes:
- the CFAP410 gene encoding cilia- and flagella-associated protein 410 isoform X2: MKLTRKMVLSRAKASELHSVRKLNCWGSRLTDVSICREMPSLEVITLSVNSVSTLEPVSRCQQLSELYLRRNRIPSLAELYYLKGLPRLRVLWLAENPCCGPDPHLYRMTVLRNLPHLQKLDNQTVTEEELSRALLEGEEVTAPGGEGAGNGRPELSYGLSPLNTAAETQRDALSCGEEEASVQGQLSPKPPSRDPFPSFSQREAVSGRRNRNNVLTAILLLLRELDAEGLEAVHQTVVSRLQALHKQEPQEDVE; this comes from the exons ATGAAGCTGACTCGGAAGATGGTCCTGTCCCGGGCCAAGGCCTCGGAGCTGCACAGCGTGCGGAAGCTCAACTGCTG GGGCAGCCGCCTCACAGAT GTCTCCATCTGCCGGGAAATGCCCAGCCTGGAAGTGATCACCCTCAG CGTCAACAGCGTGTCCACCCTGGAGCCCGTGAGCCGCTGCCAGCAGCTGAGTGAGCTGTACCTGCGGAGGAACCGCATCCCCAGCCTGGCGGAGCTCTACTACCTGAAGGGCCTGCCGCGCCTGCGCGTGCTGTGGCTGGCGGAGAACCCGTGCTGCGGGCCCGACCCACACCTCTACCGCATGACCGTCCTGCGTAACCTGCCGCACCTGCAGAAGCTGGACAACCAGA CGGTGACCGAGGAGGAGCTGTCCCGAGCAttgctggagggagaggaggtcaCGGCCCCCGgcggagagggagcagggaacgGCCGGCCCGAGCTGTCCTATGGCCTGAGCCCCCTGAACACCGCCGCCGAGACCCAGCGGGACGCACTCAGCTGTGGCGAGGAGGAGGCCAG CGTCCAGGGCCAGCTCAGCCCGAAGCCCCCTTCCCGGGACCCGTTCCCCTCCTTCTCACAGAGGGAAGCCGTGAGCGGTCGCAGGAACAGG AACAACGTCCTGACCGCCATCCTGCTGCTGCTGCGGGAGCTGGACGCCGAGGGGCTGGAGGCCGTGCACCAGACCGTGGtcagccggctccaggctctgcacaagCAGGAGCCGCAAGAGGACGTGGAATGA
- the CFAP410 gene encoding cilia- and flagella-associated protein 410 isoform X1: MKLTRKMVLSRAKASELHSVRKLNCWGSRLTDVSICREMPSLEVITLSVNSVSTLEPVSRCQQLSELYLRRNRIPSLAELYYLKGLPRLRVLWLAENPCCGPDPHLYRMTVLRNLPHLQKLDNQTVTEEELSRALLEGEEVTAPGGEGAGNGRPELSYGLSPLNTAAETQRDALSCGEEEASSVQGQLSPKPPSRDPFPSFSQREAVSGRRNRNNVLTAILLLLRELDAEGLEAVHQTVVSRLQALHKQEPQEDVE; encoded by the exons ATGAAGCTGACTCGGAAGATGGTCCTGTCCCGGGCCAAGGCCTCGGAGCTGCACAGCGTGCGGAAGCTCAACTGCTG GGGCAGCCGCCTCACAGAT GTCTCCATCTGCCGGGAAATGCCCAGCCTGGAAGTGATCACCCTCAG CGTCAACAGCGTGTCCACCCTGGAGCCCGTGAGCCGCTGCCAGCAGCTGAGTGAGCTGTACCTGCGGAGGAACCGCATCCCCAGCCTGGCGGAGCTCTACTACCTGAAGGGCCTGCCGCGCCTGCGCGTGCTGTGGCTGGCGGAGAACCCGTGCTGCGGGCCCGACCCACACCTCTACCGCATGACCGTCCTGCGTAACCTGCCGCACCTGCAGAAGCTGGACAACCAGA CGGTGACCGAGGAGGAGCTGTCCCGAGCAttgctggagggagaggaggtcaCGGCCCCCGgcggagagggagcagggaacgGCCGGCCCGAGCTGTCCTATGGCCTGAGCCCCCTGAACACCGCCGCCGAGACCCAGCGGGACGCACTCAGCTGTGGCGAGGAGGAGGCCAG CAGCGTCCAGGGCCAGCTCAGCCCGAAGCCCCCTTCCCGGGACCCGTTCCCCTCCTTCTCACAGAGGGAAGCCGTGAGCGGTCGCAGGAACAGG AACAACGTCCTGACCGCCATCCTGCTGCTGCTGCGGGAGCTGGACGCCGAGGGGCTGGAGGCCGTGCACCAGACCGTGGtcagccggctccaggctctgcacaagCAGGAGCCGCAAGAGGACGTGGAATGA
- the CFAP410 gene encoding cilia- and flagella-associated protein 410 isoform X3, whose amino-acid sequence MPSLEVITLSVNSVSTLEPVSRCQQLSELYLRRNRIPSLAELYYLKGLPRLRVLWLAENPCCGPDPHLYRMTVLRNLPHLQKLDNQTVTEEELSRALLEGEEVTAPGGEGAGNGRPELSYGLSPLNTAAETQRDALSCGEEEASSVQGQLSPKPPSRDPFPSFSQREAVSGRRNRNNVLTAILLLLRELDAEGLEAVHQTVVSRLQALHKQEPQEDVE is encoded by the exons ATGCCCAGCCTGGAAGTGATCACCCTCAG CGTCAACAGCGTGTCCACCCTGGAGCCCGTGAGCCGCTGCCAGCAGCTGAGTGAGCTGTACCTGCGGAGGAACCGCATCCCCAGCCTGGCGGAGCTCTACTACCTGAAGGGCCTGCCGCGCCTGCGCGTGCTGTGGCTGGCGGAGAACCCGTGCTGCGGGCCCGACCCACACCTCTACCGCATGACCGTCCTGCGTAACCTGCCGCACCTGCAGAAGCTGGACAACCAGA CGGTGACCGAGGAGGAGCTGTCCCGAGCAttgctggagggagaggaggtcaCGGCCCCCGgcggagagggagcagggaacgGCCGGCCCGAGCTGTCCTATGGCCTGAGCCCCCTGAACACCGCCGCCGAGACCCAGCGGGACGCACTCAGCTGTGGCGAGGAGGAGGCCAG CAGCGTCCAGGGCCAGCTCAGCCCGAAGCCCCCTTCCCGGGACCCGTTCCCCTCCTTCTCACAGAGGGAAGCCGTGAGCGGTCGCAGGAACAGG AACAACGTCCTGACCGCCATCCTGCTGCTGCTGCGGGAGCTGGACGCCGAGGGGCTGGAGGCCGTGCACCAGACCGTGGtcagccggctccaggctctgcacaagCAGGAGCCGCAAGAGGACGTGGAATGA